Proteins encoded together in one Chitinophaga sp. LS1 window:
- a CDS encoding SDR family NAD(P)-dependent oxidoreductase, with the protein MEQQHPLNSKYYATTSTTEVIKGINLTGKTAIVTGGYAGIGLETVKTLVNAGAKVYVPARDIEKATRNLKGIAGVIIEKMDLMDITSIDAFAARFLSLETALHLLINNAGIMWVPLRRDNRGNESQLSTNHLGHFRLTARLWPALKNAGGARVISVSSFGHQMAPFNFEDPNFLHRDYETLQGYGQSKTANNLFAVALDARAKAFGVRAYALHPGSVNDTDLGREAPISMFQEMGTFGEDGKIKPEVAASLKTIPQGAATTIWCATSPLLNNIGGVYCEDCDVAETDNGQIIHDYADPASLTGVQPYSIDADNAEKLWLLTESLADIRFNLA; encoded by the coding sequence ATGGAACAACAACACCCGCTCAACAGTAAATATTACGCCACCACCAGTACCACTGAAGTAATCAAAGGCATCAACTTAACAGGCAAAACCGCCATCGTAACCGGGGGCTATGCAGGCATTGGCCTCGAAACCGTCAAAACACTAGTTAATGCCGGCGCAAAGGTATACGTCCCCGCCAGAGATATAGAAAAAGCCACCCGCAATTTAAAGGGCATAGCAGGCGTCATAATCGAGAAAATGGACTTAATGGACATCACTTCCATCGATGCATTTGCAGCCCGGTTTCTGTCCCTGGAAACCGCTTTACACCTCCTTATTAATAACGCTGGCATCATGTGGGTACCTTTACGCCGTGACAACCGGGGGAATGAATCCCAGCTAAGTACCAATCACCTGGGTCATTTCCGCCTGACTGCCCGTCTCTGGCCGGCACTCAAAAATGCCGGCGGGGCCAGGGTCATCAGCGTATCCTCTTTCGGTCACCAGATGGCGCCTTTCAATTTTGAAGATCCTAATTTCTTACACAGGGATTATGAAACCTTGCAGGGATATGGCCAGTCTAAAACTGCCAATAACCTCTTTGCTGTAGCTTTAGATGCCCGCGCCAAAGCCTTTGGCGTACGTGCCTACGCTTTGCACCCAGGATCTGTCAATGACACTGATCTGGGCAGGGAGGCACCTATCTCCATGTTCCAGGAAATGGGTACTTTTGGTGAGGATGGTAAGATCAAACCCGAAGTAGCCGCCAGTCTTAAAACCATTCCTCAAGGCGCCGCCACCACCATATGGTGCGCTACCAGCCCTTTATTAAATAATATAGGTGGCGTATATTGCGAAGACTGCGATGTGGCAGAAACAGACAATGGCCAGATTATCCATGACTATGCGGACCCTGCTTCGCTGACTGGTGTTCAACCATATTCTATCGATGCAGACAATGCCGAAAAATTATGGCTACTCACCGAATCCCTCGCAGATATCCGTTTTAATTTAGCATAA
- a CDS encoding AraC family transcriptional regulator yields the protein MKYITPDIKLSSQTEKHFSTEVSFDHHMLVWLISGDTKVTQADATYLFKAGDIFLIPRNLLITVSNHSYQSVVMHLTVDRLKKYYENQPITISPDYPSIRQFTSHPLLQSCLSSLLPYFDMTDPFPLNIADLKLTEAISILRTVDPSIDHTLANFEDPYKLDLIDFMEKHYMFNMPLEKFGHLTGRSLSTFHRDFKKKFNTSPQKWLTRKRLELAHYQLSEKNMKPAEVYLESGFEDLSHFSFAFKKQYGYSPNKVGHLS from the coding sequence ATGAAATATATCACCCCCGACATTAAGCTCTCCTCCCAAACAGAAAAGCATTTCTCGACCGAAGTCTCCTTCGATCATCACATGCTTGTCTGGCTGATCTCCGGCGATACGAAAGTGACGCAGGCGGATGCGACTTACCTGTTCAAAGCGGGTGATATATTTCTTATTCCAAGAAATTTACTCATCACCGTCTCCAACCACTCGTATCAATCAGTGGTCATGCACCTGACGGTAGACCGACTCAAAAAATATTACGAAAACCAACCTATAACCATATCACCCGACTACCCCTCCATCCGTCAATTCACCTCCCACCCCCTGTTGCAAAGTTGCCTTTCTTCGTTACTACCCTACTTTGATATGACGGATCCTTTTCCATTAAACATCGCCGATTTAAAACTCACTGAAGCCATCTCCATACTCAGAACCGTCGACCCCTCCATCGATCATACCCTCGCTAATTTCGAAGACCCTTATAAACTGGACCTCATCGATTTCATGGAAAAACATTACATGTTTAACATGCCACTTGAGAAATTCGGACACCTCACAGGCAGAAGCCTCTCTACCTTTCACCGGGATTTTAAAAAGAAATTTAATACCTCCCCTCAGAAATGGCTTACCAGAAAACGACTGGAATTAGCGCACTACCAGCTCAGTGAAAAGAATATGAAACCCGCTGAAGTGTACCTTGAATCAGGGTTTGAAGACCTCTCCCACTTCTCATTTGCCTTCAAAAAGCAGTATGGGTACTCACCAAATAAAGTTGGCCATCTATCCTGA
- a CDS encoding TonB-dependent receptor yields MNNQLLLMLAVWLSAASPAMAATGTHSIYEQAIRQTPVKGIVVGADGTPLPGVSIKSVTSNKGTTTNDRGEFSIDAAPGDQLVFTFIGYTQQIIAATSTPMKITLSSSNSQLGEVVVVGYGSQTKADVTGALTQLKADNIKQGAPISVDNMLQGKVSGVRIAQSSGEPGAGVDVFIRGVGSIRSGSTPLFVVDGVPLSNDNVSAGGPDFGLGSSEPKNPLNFLNTSDIETMTILKDASAAAIYGARGSNGVVLITTKHGSKGAPTLTYDMYVGNSKVIKKLDVLNAAEYRKALVDPAYDHGGNTDWQDVIYRNGSLQNHNVSFGKTTNTGSYLASLSRMSQDGIVEKSSFKRTTARLNAEESFLDDKRLTVKMNLTASDINETGIPNGNTAGSDGQLIIHALMANPTRSLRDSTGAYTNFNMNAHYNPAYLLSIWDDHTNTFRVLGNIEAAFRILPGLNYRFNYGVDKSTSERNTTIYPNYTDRQPSGAYQQNNLKSLTTLVEHYLTYNKSFNKHNLELLGGFSYQKFSFSGTTYGLQGIAAQGVGVAPEYNPGYSGTTTSPSGYAQENELQSGFGRINYNYDSRYMFTASLRADGSTRFGNNNKYGYFPSFALGWTISQEDFMKDLKMVQDLKLRASWGQTGNQEVTNKITQASYSLSSASGYYLYNDQTLINGVTVNRTANPDLKWEMVEQLNIGLDFTLLKGKLYGSLEYYNKTTKDPILNIPSGPLSPTTTVWKNVDASIVNKGFEFTLGTQLVRTKDFSWTLDVNGSTLSNTIKDLPVSELYSGSISGPGLSGVNANIYKNGYEAGSFYMLKHLGYDKDGKDIFEDKNKDGVINSDDREIFQGALPNFNFGINSNLRYKAFDLGFNFIGQTGGLLVNNTALDLNINSLASDRNVLRKFYEAGASTTNAVQLSSLYLEKSDFIRLANLRLGYTLTIPHQDWLKSINLYVSAQNLWTISGYSGYDPLVNTTKTVGGNQSLGIDYTTYPAAKTFLLGATVKF; encoded by the coding sequence ATGAACAATCAATTACTTTTAATGCTAGCCGTATGGCTCTCGGCCGCAAGCCCTGCCATGGCAGCTACGGGTACCCACAGTATCTATGAACAGGCCATTCGCCAAACGCCTGTAAAGGGGATCGTAGTCGGAGCTGACGGCACACCACTTCCCGGTGTATCTATCAAATCCGTTACTTCCAACAAAGGAACTACAACCAATGATCGCGGAGAATTCTCTATCGACGCCGCTCCTGGTGACCAACTCGTGTTCACCTTTATCGGCTACACACAACAAATTATTGCCGCTACCAGCACACCCATGAAAATAACCCTCTCCTCCAGCAACAGTCAGCTGGGTGAGGTAGTTGTGGTAGGTTATGGTAGCCAGACCAAAGCTGACGTAACTGGTGCCCTGACCCAGTTGAAAGCTGATAATATTAAACAGGGTGCTCCTATCTCTGTAGACAATATGCTGCAGGGTAAAGTATCCGGTGTGCGTATCGCACAATCCAGCGGGGAACCCGGTGCAGGTGTGGATGTTTTCATCCGCGGTGTGGGTTCTATCCGTAGTGGTAGTACACCGCTCTTCGTTGTTGACGGCGTTCCGCTGAGTAATGATAACGTGAGTGCAGGCGGGCCTGACTTCGGTCTTGGTTCTTCTGAACCCAAGAACCCGCTGAACTTCCTCAACACCAGCGATATCGAAACCATGACGATCCTGAAAGACGCTTCTGCCGCAGCTATCTACGGTGCAAGAGGGTCTAACGGTGTTGTACTGATCACGACCAAACACGGTAGTAAAGGCGCACCTACCCTCACCTACGACATGTATGTAGGTAACTCTAAAGTGATCAAAAAACTGGACGTTCTCAATGCCGCGGAGTACCGCAAAGCACTGGTAGATCCTGCTTACGATCACGGTGGTAACACTGACTGGCAGGATGTAATTTACCGTAACGGTTCCCTTCAGAACCACAACGTATCTTTTGGTAAGACTACCAACACCGGTAGCTACCTCGCTTCCCTGTCACGCATGTCACAGGATGGTATCGTTGAAAAAAGCAGCTTCAAAAGAACCACTGCAAGACTGAATGCAGAAGAATCTTTCCTCGATGACAAACGTCTGACTGTAAAGATGAACCTGACAGCAAGTGATATCAATGAAACCGGTATTCCAAACGGTAACACCGCAGGTTCCGATGGTCAGCTCATCATTCACGCACTGATGGCGAACCCAACCCGCTCCCTGCGCGACTCCACCGGGGCTTACACCAACTTCAACATGAACGCGCATTACAACCCCGCCTACCTGCTGAGCATCTGGGATGATCATACCAATACCTTCCGTGTACTGGGTAACATCGAAGCTGCTTTCAGGATACTGCCCGGTTTGAACTACCGCTTCAACTATGGTGTAGACAAGTCTACTTCTGAGCGTAATACGACTATTTACCCTAACTATACCGATAGACAACCAAGTGGTGCTTACCAGCAGAATAACCTGAAGTCCCTGACTACACTGGTTGAGCACTACCTGACTTACAACAAGTCATTCAACAAACACAACCTGGAATTACTGGGTGGTTTCTCTTACCAGAAATTCTCTTTCTCCGGTACGACTTATGGTCTGCAGGGCATCGCAGCACAGGGTGTAGGTGTGGCACCTGAATACAATCCTGGTTATTCCGGTACCACTACCAGCCCTAGCGGTTATGCGCAGGAGAATGAACTGCAATCAGGGTTTGGTCGTATCAATTACAACTACGACAGCCGTTATATGTTCACCGCCTCTTTACGTGCGGATGGTTCTACCCGTTTTGGTAACAACAACAAATACGGTTACTTCCCGTCCTTCGCATTGGGCTGGACCATTTCGCAGGAAGATTTTATGAAAGACCTGAAAATGGTACAGGATCTGAAACTCCGCGCCAGCTGGGGTCAGACAGGTAACCAGGAAGTAACGAACAAGATCACCCAGGCGAGTTACTCCCTGTCAAGTGCATCTGGTTACTACCTGTACAACGACCAGACTTTGATAAATGGTGTTACTGTAAACCGCACTGCAAACCCTGACCTGAAATGGGAAATGGTTGAACAGCTGAACATCGGTCTGGACTTCACCCTCCTCAAAGGTAAACTGTATGGTTCATTAGAATATTACAACAAGACGACGAAAGATCCTATCCTGAACATCCCTTCAGGGCCACTCAGTCCAACCACAACTGTATGGAAAAACGTAGATGCAAGTATCGTGAACAAAGGTTTTGAATTCACACTGGGTACCCAGCTGGTTCGTACTAAAGACTTCAGCTGGACACTGGATGTAAACGGTTCTACCCTGAGCAACACGATCAAAGACCTGCCTGTATCTGAGCTCTACTCCGGTAGCATCTCCGGTCCAGGTCTGTCTGGTGTAAATGCCAACATCTACAAGAACGGTTATGAGGCAGGTTCATTCTATATGCTGAAACACCTGGGCTATGACAAGGATGGTAAAGACATCTTTGAAGATAAAAATAAAGATGGTGTGATCAACTCTGACGATAGAGAGATCTTCCAAGGTGCGCTGCCTAACTTCAACTTCGGTATCAACAGTAACCTGCGTTACAAAGCATTTGACCTGGGCTTCAACTTCATTGGTCAGACCGGTGGTTTGCTGGTAAACAATACCGCACTGGATCTGAACATCAACAGCCTTGCATCTGACCGCAACGTACTGAGAAAATTCTACGAAGCAGGTGCCAGCACGACCAACGCGGTGCAGCTGTCTTCTCTGTACCTGGAAAAATCAGACTTTATCCGTCTGGCGAACCTCCGCCTGGGTTACACGCTGACCATCCCTCACCAGGACTGGCTGAAATCAATCAACCTGTATGTGAGTGCACAAAACCTGTGGACCATCAGTGGTTACTCCGGTTACGATCCGTTAGTAAATACAACCAAAACAGTAGGTGGTAACCAGTCACTGGGTATCGATTACACGACTTACCCTGCTGCTAAGACATTCCTGTTAGGTGCAACTGTTAAATTCTAA
- a CDS encoding RagB/SusD family nutrient uptake outer membrane protein: MRKKSLYTYIGIALTVAMVSCTDLKEKVIDEVLGSNNSNPENAIAAAYGQLGSATFVDHANVFGLQEYSTDEAMLPTRGSDWGDGGVYRAIHEFTWGADNSLVANGWNNLNSGITKSLTAVTSAYQANGNANQALFLAEARGLLAFYTFHTLDLYGQAPYRNPYVTNAPLEIRRADTAIDGLIREVEAIIPTLANLKEQSTHNGRFTKQAAYGLLADMYMNRAVFKNRYGASFDFTEAAVDGNGTDMDKVILYTTKLIDDPQFYLETNYFRNFDIDNAGRPELIFVVSQDINTLRSSDNDFAYMPMERNQKPSSANRGTNAVCTTPQFYATWDGNHDDPRFSRKYQYADGTWFKNDGTDVSVPATSLVPNSASLPWFHFNRGFLEGQQYGPILLSTGSLKMTSDGRIAVEKLYCEKNTALAMDFTPALNFDNAAQSVFTQAQINRGVRIFKFEFDPEKDNSSSNVDIPLYRLGGMYCMRAEAYFRSNQTALAMADINKLRTTRTREAYYNNAPGVAITSLDANILYNEIAYEMYWEQWRRKEMIRFGKFEAADAGSAKPASETYRRIYPIPQSAMDASDAFTQNQGY, translated from the coding sequence ATGAGAAAGAAATCGTTATATACATATATCGGTATTGCGCTTACTGTAGCAATGGTAAGCTGTACTGACCTGAAAGAGAAAGTGATTGATGAGGTGCTGGGGTCTAACAACTCTAATCCTGAGAATGCCATTGCTGCTGCTTATGGCCAGCTGGGTAGCGCTACCTTTGTAGACCATGCAAACGTATTTGGTTTGCAGGAGTATTCCACTGACGAAGCCATGCTACCTACCCGTGGTAGTGACTGGGGTGATGGTGGTGTATACCGCGCTATCCATGAGTTCACATGGGGTGCTGATAACTCACTCGTAGCAAATGGCTGGAATAACCTGAACAGTGGTATTACCAAATCACTGACTGCTGTGACCAGTGCTTATCAGGCAAACGGTAATGCCAATCAGGCATTGTTCCTTGCGGAAGCAAGAGGATTACTCGCTTTCTACACCTTCCATACCCTGGACCTGTATGGTCAGGCGCCTTACAGAAATCCATATGTGACGAATGCACCATTGGAGATCAGGAGAGCAGATACTGCGATCGATGGCCTGATCAGGGAAGTAGAAGCGATCATTCCTACCCTCGCTAACCTGAAAGAACAGAGTACACACAATGGTCGTTTTACCAAACAGGCTGCTTATGGCTTGCTGGCGGATATGTACATGAACCGTGCTGTATTCAAAAACCGCTATGGTGCCAGCTTTGACTTTACCGAAGCAGCTGTAGATGGTAACGGTACAGATATGGACAAAGTGATCCTGTATACGACGAAGTTGATAGACGACCCTCAGTTCTATCTCGAAACAAACTATTTCAGAAACTTTGATATCGACAACGCCGGCAGACCGGAGCTGATCTTCGTGGTTTCGCAGGACATCAATACCCTGCGCAGCAGTGATAACGACTTCGCTTATATGCCGATGGAAAGAAACCAGAAGCCTTCTTCGGCAAACAGAGGTACCAATGCGGTATGTACTACGCCTCAGTTCTATGCTACCTGGGATGGTAATCATGATGACCCGCGTTTCTCCCGCAAGTACCAGTATGCTGATGGTACATGGTTTAAGAACGATGGTACTGATGTGAGCGTACCTGCTACCAGCCTCGTGCCAAACAGTGCTTCTCTGCCATGGTTCCACTTTAACCGTGGTTTCCTGGAGGGTCAGCAATATGGTCCGATCCTGTTGTCCACCGGTAGTCTGAAGATGACCAGCGACGGCAGAATCGCAGTTGAAAAACTGTATTGCGAAAAGAACACGGCTCTGGCAATGGACTTTACACCTGCACTGAATTTCGATAATGCAGCACAGTCTGTATTTACACAGGCACAGATCAACCGTGGTGTACGTATCTTCAAGTTTGAGTTCGATCCTGAGAAAGATAACAGCTCAAGCAATGTAGATATCCCATTATATCGTCTGGGTGGTATGTATTGTATGCGTGCAGAAGCTTATTTCCGTAGCAATCAAACTGCCCTTGCAATGGCTGATATCAATAAGCTGCGTACCACCAGAACTCGTGAAGCATATTATAACAATGCACCGGGTGTAGCAATCACTTCTCTGGATGCAAATATCCTGTACAACGAGATTGCATATGAAATGTACTGGGAGCAGTGGAGAAGAAAAGAAATGATCCGCTTTGGTAAGTTTGAAGCTGCAGATGCAGGTTCTGCAAAACCAGCGTCTGAGACTTACAGAAGAATTTATCCTATTCCACAGTCTGCTATGGATGCAAGCGATGCATTTACACAGAATCAGGGATACTAA
- a CDS encoding metalloregulator ArsR/SmtB family transcription factor codes for MRRDIFQAIADPTRRAIIGLLAMQAMTPNGIAEHFQTTRQAVSKHLRVLTECEVVKQEYQGREIFYHLEIQRMKEIDKWLEQFRQLWETRFDQLDNVLANLKKNKR; via the coding sequence ATGAGAAGAGACATATTCCAGGCCATTGCGGACCCGACCAGAAGAGCAATTATAGGATTATTGGCCATGCAGGCAATGACGCCGAACGGCATCGCGGAGCACTTTCAGACTACACGTCAGGCTGTGTCAAAGCACCTGCGGGTATTGACAGAATGCGAGGTTGTGAAACAGGAGTATCAGGGCAGGGAAATTTTTTATCACCTTGAAATCCAGCGTATGAAAGAAATTGACAAATGGCTTGAACAGTTCCGCCAATTGTGGGAGACGCGTTTCGACCAGTTAGATAACGTATTAGCAAACCTCAAAAAAAATAAGCGATGA
- a CDS encoding SRPBCC domain-containing protein gives MNKAILFNFDVDKANKKIKVERSFNAPLDLVWAAWTEADILDQWWAPKPYKVETKSMDFREGGRWFYAMVSPENEKHWCIFDYETIQPEKMYAGKDAFCDENGVINTSFPSTNWTNNFAETDADSTTVTCELQFKALEDLETLVKMGFKEGFTAGLENLDQYISTQFYLRKQKKPDNRNRVSYYVNFPGNTEEAFNFYRSVFKTEFVNGIQRFSEAPGHEQMDEALKNMIIHVELPLIGGHILMGTDAPKEMGFTVTSGNNMHINVEPATREEATRLFNELSVGGNVTMPLQDMFWGAYFGSFTDQFGINWMINHQNI, from the coding sequence ATGAACAAAGCGATCCTCTTTAACTTTGATGTAGACAAGGCAAACAAAAAGATTAAGGTAGAGCGGTCTTTCAATGCGCCCCTGGACCTCGTATGGGCAGCATGGACAGAGGCTGACATTCTTGACCAGTGGTGGGCCCCAAAACCTTATAAAGTAGAAACAAAGTCTATGGATTTCAGGGAAGGCGGCAGATGGTTTTATGCCATGGTGAGTCCTGAAAATGAAAAGCATTGGTGTATCTTCGACTATGAGACCATTCAACCAGAGAAAATGTATGCAGGCAAGGATGCTTTTTGTGATGAAAACGGGGTGATAAATACTTCCTTCCCCAGTACTAACTGGACTAACAATTTCGCTGAGACAGACGCTGACTCCACTACCGTAACCTGTGAGCTTCAGTTTAAAGCATTGGAAGATCTGGAAACACTGGTCAAGATGGGCTTCAAGGAAGGATTTACAGCGGGACTGGAAAACCTGGATCAGTACATCAGCACACAGTTTTACCTGCGTAAACAGAAGAAACCAGACAATCGGAACAGGGTATCTTATTATGTGAACTTCCCGGGAAATACCGAAGAAGCGTTTAACTTTTACAGATCCGTTTTTAAGACTGAATTCGTAAATGGTATACAACGGTTTAGTGAGGCACCTGGCCATGAGCAAATGGATGAAGCACTGAAAAATATGATCATCCATGTAGAATTGCCACTCATAGGCGGACATATTCTGATGGGTACAGATGCACCAAAAGAAATGGGATTCACCGTGACATCCGGCAATAATATGCATATCAATGTAGAGCCAGCTACGAGGGAAGAAGCGACGAGATTATTCAATGAATTGTCTGTAGGTGGGAATGTGACCATGCCCTTGCAGGATATGTTCTGGGGTGCATACTTTGGAAGCTTTACAGATCAATTCGGAATCAACTGGATGATAAATCACCAAAATATATGA
- a CDS encoding DoxX family protein, with protein MKKIIFNILSVLFGLLLLNGGFAKFFHYMPEQKDLPPAMMADNAAFMEISWLMPLVAVAEILGGILIIIPKTRAFGAVVIFPVMVGVALTHITVAPGGLPMVAVIWAILLWIIFENWKKYLPMIR; from the coding sequence ATGAAGAAAATAATCTTTAACATTCTGTCTGTATTGTTCGGGCTATTGCTCCTTAATGGCGGTTTTGCCAAATTCTTTCACTACATGCCTGAACAAAAAGATTTGCCGCCGGCCATGATGGCAGACAATGCTGCCTTCATGGAGATCTCCTGGCTGATGCCGCTTGTGGCAGTAGCGGAAATACTCGGAGGTATATTAATTATTATTCCTAAAACAAGGGCGTTTGGTGCTGTGGTTATTTTCCCTGTAATGGTGGGAGTTGCGTTGACACATATTACGGTGGCACCAGGTGGATTGCCGATGGTTGCTGTGATATGGGCGATATTGTTGTGGATTATTTTTGAGAATTGGAAGAAGTATCTGCCAATGATCAGGTAA